Part of the Penicillium digitatum chromosome 4, complete sequence genome is shown below.
AATTCGTTGGCGTATCATGTATTGATGGAACGCTGGAAGAGGATCCCCGGCCTTGCCGACACAGGAAGCCCCAGGTGTGCCAGGCGGACTGTTCAACGCGGTTTCAGGCCCCGggacatcttcatcctccgAGCTATTTGACGAAGCGGCCGATAGAGCACTATCATCTACAGTCTCGACCTCGCCATTTTGTGCACGCGCCAACGCCCAAGAGCCAAACTGGGAAATGGCGCGGAACATATACTTGGCTGGTCGCGTAAAGCTCAGAGTGGGAGCAACATGGCATAAGTTGTCCCAGACCTGAAGCTGTACATAGGTTGGTTCATACTTGTTCAAAATCTCACGGGTGGGATCATATTCATCAAGATATACGTCACTGGGTGGATATGCTGTCGGATTAGCTGCTTTGTGGGCGATGTAGAATTGCTCGTCACGAAGCATCTCACCGCCGCCGGTCAATATTTGTAGAGGAGGCAGGCCACCCAGCGAGGGTTGGAGGACTGGTGAAACAAGAGGGTGGGACATGAGTTGGTTCGTCGTATACAACTGGATTTGGTCCTTCAGTTCCACTGTCTTCCCGTCCAAGACAACATGAATATTGTCGGGTTCGGCATGCAGACTAGCAGGATTCGGGGCTTGCTGCTGGCCCGGGTAGGCACGCTCGGCTGCGGGTGGGGTATTCTCATGGATAGCATAACCACGGATAGCAGTCTCTTCGGCAGTGCTGTTTGGTTGTGGAATGGCTTTTTTAACATTCTCAGCTGTCACTGTTGGTTGGCGCGAAAGGTTTTTCATTTCCAGGATATCATCGGCATTGGGAGGAGGCCAAGCAGGCGAGGGTTTATGGCGGAAGCCATAGGCCGGGATATAATCGCCCGGGTTATCCTCAATAATGCTTGGGAAAGAGTGTGTTAAATCAACCCAGGGTGAGATCAAGATGGCGCCTGCCGGCAAGGGAATGCCCTGGTCTCTCATGATGACCAGCATCGATAGAGCCAGGCCGCCACCCGCAGAGTCACCAGCAAGTATAATTTCTTTTGGTTCGTGGGACTTGAGCAGCCAGAGATAAGCCGCCATGCAGTCATGAAGGCCACATGGGAAAGGGAATTGCGGCGATAGTCGATACTCCGGCGCAAATACACGTCCTTTCAGTTTGCGCGCATGACGCTGCATCATATACCGGTGGGTGTCGACACTTCCAAAGAAATAGGCCCCACCGTGGACATATAGCATCACCCGGTTACAATGCCTGTCGGCCCCCTCCGTTTGATTGTAGTGGTTCCGCATCTCAATCCACTCTCCCTTCAGCTCTCCAGACGGCCCGCGCCATTGCCACCATTTCTCTCCTCCAACTCGTGTGACACCCTTAGGACCCAGCTGCTTTGTGACAGCGTCTGCAGCAGAGGACAAGAATTCGTCGGGGATTGTGATGGTCTCAGTTCTCACCCAATGTGGGCTCGGGACCCATTGGCGAGTGAACGCCTGAAGGTCTTCGACGGGGTGTTTAGATGCATAGAATAGAAATTGTCGAATAATTTGGATACCCTCATCGTAGGTAACATGAACGGTGGGTTTGTTATGGAGCAATTTGCGATGCAGGTACTATGGAGCATGCGCTATCAGCCAGACAATCCTGACCCTATCAGGGTATTCCTCTGCGACTTACATGACTGATGAGAGTTTGAAGAACAGTGGGAGTCAATGCCACACCTAGTGCGACTGTATTTAATGGCATAATGATTCTGTTCGTAAGGAAGAAAGTAGAAGTATGCTGGCTGTCGCAAAATCCAAGAAAcccaaaagaaccaaaacCAATGATGAGAATTAAACGAAAgacagaagtgaaggtcCGGTCGCGAATTGGGCCGACGTCATAAAAGGAGCGAAAAGCGATTGAAAGAAGGATATCCAATGAGTTGACTCGGTGAAAACAAAGAGACAGAAAAGGGACAGGGGGAGGATGATGTCATCGGAGAAATCTCGGGATCTGCGGTGCGAACATTCCAACCTCCGATCTCTTACCCCACATATCTAGGCCACCTCTTAACCTCCATCTTGTTACAAATTGCGTCTCCTCGGTCTTCCAATCCAACTAACAATCACAATATAAACCATTGCAATTATACCAGCAACAACGCTAGTTGCAATGACCGCCCCACGTGGTGCTTGCGCAAGCTTGAACCCAAGCCCAACATTGATGATACCcaaaatcatcatcaaccGTCCAAACCAGCGGTGCATATAAGCAAAAGGTCCTTTTCTGCCTGTTTTCCTGAAGAATGTGTGCTGCAGCATGCCCATAGCAGGCTGGAAAAGAACAAGGCATGGCACAATAATCATCCCCAGGATGGTATGGTAAGAATCGATTAATTCAATCTGCCGTGCCAGAGAAATACCTAGTCCAAAGCCTGCCATAACCACGGCCAAAGTGAGGAGCTGAAATgttccgtgaacgttcaCCGTCCATTTCGACGGGAAAATGTGAAGTCCGAGCGCGAAAAAGGGGAACATGACCACAAAAGCCAGAACCATGAGCACAGCATGTGCCGTCTTTTTCCTCTTGACTGTACTTCGGAAGGCGGCAAAGCCCGGATCTTCTTCGCTGGGGGAAATGGATGCTCGGGCCATTTGGGCGAAGGGATTCACTGAGTTGCCGCCCGTCGCTTTTTTAAGGTCGATGGTCGTGACGCCATGATCATCATGTTGGGTGATACCCTCAGATACACTGACCGAATTCAAGGCCTCTCCATATTTAACGGCCCAAATCCATGGACTTGAGGAGCTGGTCACGTTTTCTATTCCTCCATTCCATTTCAGGCAGGTATCACATCGGACACTGGCAGTGATGACCCCGTCGTACACACCACTGCCATGTAAGATTTTGATCTGGGCGTCCTTGTTGTACAATGGCTCAATTTCTCCGACACCCGAGCGCGGAGAAACGGTGACAGTGTTGCCAGACGTGTACACGATAAACATGTTAGCACCTGCCATTTGCATTCCTTGGCCCAAGGCAAACCACTGCACTTGGCGAGTGGAATTCATCTGGAAGTATATGGGACCGGAGCCCGACTTAGCAGTATTATCGGGAACATTGAAGCTATAGGTGATCTCATTGTGGCCTTGAGGATGAATGCTATGAACTTGAACTTGAGCCAGGGCAGGAATCGCCCAGAGCCAAGCAAAATTGTGGCGAATCAttgaaaaaacaaaaaattgagattgagattgacCACTCCGATCTAACAAGGGAGTCATCCCAATAAATACCTTCCCATCTCTTTGTTGCACGGTTGACATGCCAACTGGGCTACGTCAAGCCAAGTCTTTGTGGCCGTGGCTTTTGAATTTCCCACTCACATATTTTTGGCAGACTTGTCAAAGAATTGAGATTTAATCTTACAAGATGCCTATTGGAGTAACTTAAACGTACCATCTCATTTTGTCGGTTTGTGTCTGAAGCTACTCAAGTCCAAGGTAATACAACTTTGCTGCGCCTGTCAGACCTTGATTAAGTGTCGATTCAGCCGCATCCAATATCAAGGCAACTGCAAGTCCCAATGGGTTCCAACTGGGAGGAAATATGAGTGGTCAGTCGACAGTCAGAACTGGAAGATAGCCCGAAGTCAAGGTCTACACAACTCCGGTGTGTCTAAGCTTGTGGCATATCACATCGATGCTGATTATGGGGACATAGGGTTATGCATAGTTTCAAGGTTGCTTCTGTGTTTATATCAGGTCCAGGACTTTTCAAGAAAagggggaaagaagagagtAGTATAGGCATCTCATTGACTGCCCAACAACCTGTCGCATGCGGACATCTTCAATTACAGTGAAGAAGATAGCTGGGGTTTTTTACTCTTTTAGAACTTCTCCCCAACGCCAATGAAAAATCGAATGCTACATAGTATAACAACTACAACTACCGTTGATGACGGTATTATCCTtgaatcccccccccccccccccccccacgaAAGAAAATCTCGAGGTTTATTTTGACCGAATCATTCAATCTATCAAGTGTCCCAGGCCGTTCTTTGCAACCCCTGCAATCCTCTAGCGGCTTTGTCCCAATTGCAGAATCCGTAAGCATAACCACAAAGACCATGAATATTTTCATCAAACGCTGTGGTTACTCTCGTCGATGACACAAATCTAATTTGGTACTACGATGATCAGATTGGCCATTCAGACTGGCATAGTCGGTATTGTCAATCCACCGTAAGCAGGGCAGACTTATTCATTTTTGGTCAGCTTTAATGGCTGGGAACCCCTAGGCTCTTTCAAGCAGGTCGCAGAGAATGCAAAAGACAGCATTATACCTGCAGTGGTCCAGGGTTGCTCCGAGAGTCCAAGCTGCAACTAAAATCGGTCCAGATCAGGAAGATGTTCGCAACTTCCACGTGTCTCTGTATTATATTGTAGCTCAATATCCCAACTTATGCTACtatcctcttcttctgccaatttcttcttctgcagTGAGATAACGGTGTAAAGTTCTGACCGATTCCAGCAAAGGTAGGGGAATCCATTCACCCACAGGCTCAAATCTGACGCAATGAGCCTGGTTCGACGGAGCGGCCAAAATCCAAGACGAGTTAGACAGCGGCGGAGGAGTTGCTTCAAAAATGCTCACCAAAGAACACCTCAATTGCAATTGTCGGAGGCAGGATCTCTGGGCTTGCAACGGGGTTGATGCCGAACGGATTGGCTTTCAAAGTCATGGCTCCAAATCATTATGGCCTTGGTTCCTGCCTTTGACAGGTCTCTacttctcttttcttcttggcTGCCTCGGCCATCTCTGCCACTTCAAGTGTTGATTATGGCAAACTATGTAGGGTCAATGGCATGAACTACTATAGTGGTGGTGCGGTCCCGACCATGGTCATCTCGAATTTCGATTCAGTGCAAGGACAAAGAGCGTTGCGGTGCCATCAAGGCTCTACTATACGCCATCATCAACAAAGCTACTTGCAGGGGTACGTTCAACGATGCAGTCCGACTTGATTCAAATTTGGATTCACAATATGCAGTTACGTTTCGGAGTGAAAGATACTATTGATTTGAAGGGACTACAGACTAGCGGCGGCAATCAGGCCTTTACGATTTGTATCCTCTGCGAAACTCTACCGACCCCGCGCTCCAAAGACTCATAGATGCGGGTGGCCATGTGCAATTTGCGAATGGAGATAATCCCACGGCTGATTGGGTTGACTTCCACGGTCCTTTCAATCTTCGAGTAAGTTCAACCATTGGAATCGGTGCTGTAGAAATGaagtcatcgtcgtcttaGGGGGATGGCTATCAAAGCCCCGGTGGTTCTTCATCAGGACCTAGTGCCGGTATTGCATCTTACGATTGGCTGGACATTGCCGTGAGAACTGACACAGGGCCAATGATGTATCCTGCGTGAGTCCAAGCGCAATTAGTTGTATTCTAGGCTAATTGAGGGTCAGATTAGGAGTTCTATGTATGAAGTTGCAATGTCAAATTGTTACTGGTGCGAAAGATCTCGTGGTCCACCGGGGCCCTCTTCCAACCCGTTTCTCCTAGGTGCGTCAGGGCGCCAGCGCCAGAATGAGCGCATACAAGATGAACTTTGATCACCATTCTCGAATATGTCCGCCGCATGCTGTGAGATGTCAGTTGGATATTATCTTGCCGCATCATTTGGCTTTCCTACCTTTCCCAGGACCGGCAGGAATTTTGCACCATGACCACTACCACCTGTGCAAACGAAGACAGATCTCTCTGCGTAAGTTGGTACATGATCAATCTGGTTGAAATTCAGATCAGTAGCGATTTCGGGGATAAGAATAGACTCGATGCTCACCACAGATGAATTGTCCAACGAGTCAGTGTACCAACATAGCTTGGTAGAGAAAAGGGGCGTATTCTCAAACTCAGGCAAGAAGATAGACACAAACTGCTTGATCGCATACAAGGCAGGCTCTGGGATTATTGAGCACTCCTTCGCTGGAAGAGGCACCGACCATTGACCGTCCTGGGTGAATGGAGAATCTTGCGGTGCTGGCTGGAAATTGGTCCACTGGAAACAACGCAGTCAGCAGATATCGAGAAGAATTAACTCACCGTACCTACCTTGATTCCACGATATCCAATTTTTAAAAGGCCCTCTGGAGTTCTTGGTAGAACGTAAATGCTCCCTGTG
Proteins encoded:
- a CDS encoding Lipase/esterase family protein → MIRHNFAWLWAIPALAQVQVHSIHPQGHNEITYSFNVPDNTAKSGSGPIYFQMNSTRQVQWFALGQGMQMAGANMFIVYTSGNTVTVSPRSGVGEIEPLYNKDAQIKILHGSGVYDGVITASVRCDTCLKWNGGIENVTSSSSPWIWAVKYGEALNSVSVSEGITQHDDHGVTTIDLKKATGGNSVNPFAQMARASISPSEEDPGFAAFRSTVKRKKTAHAVLMVLAFVVMFPFFALGLHIFPSKWTVNVHGTFQLLTLAVVMAGFGLGISLARQIELIDSYHTILGMIIVPCLVLFQPAMGMLQHTFFRKTGRKGPFAYMHRWFGRLMMILGIINVGLGFKLAQAPRGAVIATSVVAGIIAMVYIVIVSWIGRPRRRNL
- a CDS encoding Lipase/esterase family protein, which encodes MPLNTVALGVALTPTVLQTLISHYLHRKLLHNKPTVHVTYDEGIQIIRQFLFYASKHPVEDLQAFTRQWVPSPHWVRTETITIPDEFLSSAADAVTKQLGPKGVTRVGGEKWWQWRGPSGELKGEWIEMRNHYNQTEGADRHCNRVMLYVHGGAYFFGSVDTHRYMMQRHARKLKGRVFAPEYRLSPQFPFPCGLHDCMAAYLWLLKSHEPKEIILAGDSAGGGLALSMLVIMRDQGIPLPAGAILISPWVDLTHSFPSIIEDNPGDYIPAYGFRHKPSPAWPPPNADDILEMKNLSRQPTVTAENVKKAIPQPNSTAEETAIRGYAIHENTPPAAERAYPGQQQAPNPASLHAEPDNIHVVLDGKTVELKDQIQLYTTNQLMSHPLVSPVLQPSLGGLPPLQILTGGGEMLRDEQFYIAHKAANPTAYPPSDVYLDEYDPTREILNKYEPTYVQLQVWDNLCHVAPTLSFTRPAKYMFRAISQFGSWALARAQNGEVETVDDSALSAASSNSSEDEDVPGPETALNSPPGTPGASCVGKAGDPLPAFHQYMIRQRIDKRGHVFPLDPPSFYPVLKIPPAQIGAINPLLIRMWLDAKKEWDIRFAKEKLRVQSQRLKELAHGFQDFDGECPPPSSLAARRAAPGVLPKRHAKKNHGMMMWSGWGSRHDERRMEMETRAEESGRRSTRVSTDAGQAGAWPSTPATNPQIEKTSDQYLTNNKSQSNGYTAVSPDKKEEFSNGDSSTERTSTDLETVSRTLSQKSAGPILILPEVNNNKFTDENASTRALVHAAGSLPMKSDLSLAQSKYRPASATGSATSRSEMLSDTTSTVGGDKDSVAYMNMASDTASTQAVIGARGIIAPVTAGENGCRSTETPSVFSAAGQDSMSHRSEISEREGFKTAD